TCGGTACGAATAATTTGACCCGTATAATGATATGGCAAGTCATATTGGTGCTGCTCAGCCGATAAAATACGATACACATCGATCACTAATGGCTTTTCAAACTCTGGTAGCTCAGCCAACAGAACAGAACGCTGCATATCCACACCGTCATAATATTCTGAAATGGTGCCACTCATTGCTTGGAACTTATCCTCTTCCGCTAAGAAGAAGTGTTTTTGACCAAACTTAGATTCTGCAAGCGCTGTATCAAAGTTATTTTGTGTTTTTTGGTCAACCACAACCGTGTTGTGCGCCACAGTTTGCTTACAATAGGATTTATTTTCTGGAATGTAACGGCCACCAAATTTTGGTTCGACGTTAACCCAACGGCCAAATCCGTAGTCGTGTAATACTTCATGCCCGCGGTTAAAAACACTCAAATGCAAACCATCATAGTGACCATGATCAAGCGCTGAGTGATATTGGTGATCCGAGCCATGCTGACCAAACCAAATCAAGGCCATAGTATCGTCATCTTGTGCATCACGGTGACGAAGAATACTCAAGCCGCCTTTTTCCCCTTTCGGGCCATCAGTCATGTAAAGGCTGCCCCAACTGAATGGTTTGATCTCATGCGCCGCAGCAACCGCTTTCGACAAAGTTAAACCTGCGCTGTGAACCCAGACATTTTGTTGGTGGTTTGCCATACCAAGTAACACTTCAGACTGCTCATAACGGTGGAAGCATACAGAAGTCGCCATGATCACCCCTTCATCATTAATGCTGATGGTTTTCGAAGAGTCATTTAGCGCAGGTAATGTGCCGTCAGGGAAGGCGGTTTTAAACACAGCATAAGAAGTGGTTTTGATCACAGAATCATTAAATTCATAGATGTTCAATTCTGGTTGACGACGAGCAATCGCTTCGGCGAACAAGTAAATCGGACGCAAGGAGAAACGATGGTAATACGGGCCTTCCATGTAATAGCCATCTGGCGAGAACAATTGGTCAAGCTGCGCTAAAAAGCCGCCACTGACTTTATCCAATTTCAAACCATACAGCGCTTTATCCACCGACTCTTGGTCATTAATGGCGTAGCCACAAATACCCACTGCCGCAACCGCCCATAAACCGTGGTTATGCACGATATCAAAATCGTGACCATACGTTACCACGAACATGTGGATCATATGCTTAAACAAGTCATCTTCAATTTGACGTTTCTGTGCTTCTTCTAAAGTGTGATACACACAGCTATAAGCACAAGAAGCGTAAAGCATCCACATGTTTTCATTCAAGGTTTGGTGGAATAGTTTACCCGGAGGGTTACTGTCACGGCTGACATTACTTTCTAATGTTGGATAAACAGTGGCATAAGCCGTTAGCATGTCAACAATGTAATCACGGTATTTTTGCTCGCCGGTAATCAAGAACAAGCGACCCGCTAAGTCCATGTGAATATAGTTTTGTTTATGACGGTTATGTTCATAGCCACCACCTTCGCCATGTCCTGGTACTTCAATACCCACATTAACCATGTATTCATTGGTTTGTTGGATATCACGCTCAAGCGCTTTACCCATTAAGGTGTCTTGACCCAATTCTTTGGCCAACTCGGCCGCTTCTTCGAAATTCATTAATAGAGGTTGATAAGTCATTATTCTTTCTCCTGATATATTCTTCGTACTTGAAGCGACCACGTTGTGAACGGCGCTCGTTCATTGAGCGCCGTCTTGCCTGCTTCAATTACTTTGGATCTTGCTTTTACGTTTGTGCTTATACGTTATTTCGCTACGACTTCTAGCGAGTAAAAGCCTGTCCAAGTGTATTGTTTGTCATTCGCTGCGACCGTGTGAACAGATTCTTCTGTCGCACCCAATTGATTGCTAACCATAAAAGTAATCAGCGATTTTGCAGTTTCAATTTCAACCACAGAGCCAACTTCATCATGACCCAGTACTCGAATATCTTGTACTTGACCACGAGCCGCAACCGATTGTTCGAACTCTTCATTAAAGTAGCCATGCGTTTCAAGTGCTGAAGCAAATAACGTTGAATGTCCTTTAGAACGTAAAATAAACGCCGGCTCATTACGTAAGTTAAAGCTTGGGTCATTCGCACCAGAACGAGTAAAGATCACTTCACCATTGTCATTTGAACTTGCGCCTAACCAAGTGTAATACGTGTTATTTTGTAGCCAACTCACTAACGCCGTACCTTGTGCTTGGCCTTTCGCTACATTCCATAAATGTTGGTAGCCAAAGTCATTCCCTAGCGTGTCTAGCTCTTGATTTGCTTGATAGTCAAAGTTCGTACGAATCACTTGACCTTGATATTGATGTGAATAATCGAATTGATGCTCAGTATTGTCTTCTGACGCTAGGCGATATAAATCCAGCAACAACGGTGCTTCTAATTCCTCTAATTTCAACATGAAAACACTGCGTTGCATGTCAAAACCTTCGTAATGATCATTAGCAAAGGCACTCATCCCATTCACCGTTGCGTCATCCACCTTGAAGAAGTGTGGTAAACCATGAACGGTATCGGCACGGTCTGCATCAAAGTTATTTTGGCATTTCTCGTCAATCGTCACGGCATTATGTGCAATCGTTTGACGAGCGTACGATTTATTCTCATCAAGATAACGACCACCAAATTTTGGCTCTACGTTCACCCAACGACCAAAACCATATTCACGTAACACTTCTTGACCACGGTTAAAGTACGTAATACCTAACGTATCAAAGTGACCATGCCCCATACCATGTTGGCCATAGTTCATCACCAATTGGAATACGTCTTTTTTGTCGTCTTGCATGCGAATAAAGCCTTGAGCACCATTGTGACCTTCAGGGCCTTCATTAAGCTCAACACTTGGCCAAAATGGCATGCCAATCTCTTTTGAATCAGCCATCGCTTGTTCATAAGCACGAGACAGCTCTAAACCACACGCATGTAGCCACACTTGGTTTTGAATTTTCGCCATGCCTAATAAGTTATCGTCTAAACCGTAATGTTTGCTATAAAGACTCACGGCAACTTGTACGCCCATATCCGTAATACTCATGGTATGCGATGCGTCGTTCAAGGCAGGAAACTCACCGTTTGGATAAGCCGTCGCGAGTAACGCTTGTACCGTATTGCCAATCACTTTGTCTTTAAAGTTATAAATATCCAATTCTGGCATATGACGGTGCAAGACTTCTGCAAACACACATAAAGGGCGAATTGCAAAGCGGTGATAATAAGGGCCTTCCATGTAATAACCAGAAGGTGCGAATAGTTGCGAGATTTGAGCTAAGAAACCACCAGGCCCCATCTCTTGCTTACCTTGTTCGTAGTTATCTAAACCAAATACCGCCATTTCAAGGTATTCACGTTTATTCACGGCCAAACCACAAATCCCCACCGCGGCCACTGCCCACATACCATGGTTATGAATGCGGTCAAAGTCATGGCTATATTTCACCGTGAACATATCCAGCATGGGAAGGAATAAGTTTTTTTCAACATGCTGGCATTCGGTCTCAGACATAAACTCTTTCACGCAAGAGTAAGCCAAGCTAGCGTACATTAACCACATGTGTTCATTTAAAATTTGGTGGAATAAACGACCCGTTGGGTTAGTGTTTTTCTGCACATGGAAATCAAATTGCAGGTATTTATCGGCATAAAGGCTTAAAAGCTCAGCAACAAACTGCGCGTATTTTTTTTCTTTTGTAATCAAATACAGACGGCCTGCTAAGCTCATATAGTTGTAGTTTTGCTTATGGCGGTTGTGTTCATAACCCCCCGCTTCACCATGGCCAGGTACGTCATATTCTAAGGCCATAAACGCATCCACATCTTTTTTAATGGTGGCGATAGTTTTGCCCATTAAGCTATCGCGACCCACTTCCTTTCTTAGCTCTAACACTTCTTCTGCACTTAATAATACGGCAGCCAATTCATTACTCATCTTACTTACCCTCAAGCGATAACATTAAATATCATTGCGGATAAAGTAATACAATAAGGCTTGGATATCACCTCACTTTTTATCAAACAAAGAAGTAAGTCACATTTATAATACCGTCATAATCATTTGAAAAAGTCTTTATTACTAAAGGACGTTTAGCCATAACCTAAGCTAATCACCTCCGGTTTATAATTATTTTTTTGACTTACATCACGAACAAATAGAGATATTGTATTACAAAAGAATTTTTCGGTTATGATGCAGCTAATCATTTATTGAATATAAAAATTAGAGAGGCAACATGAGTCTAGTAAATCCTTTTTTCCAAATTGATGAACACGAATGGGAAGAAATTGGCGGCGGCATTAAGCGTAAGATTGTTGGTTATACTGACGACCTAATGGCGGTACACTTATGCTTTGATAAAGGTGCTATCGGTGCTCCTCATACTCACGAAATTCATGACCAAATTGGTTATGTGGTTGAAGGCAGCTTTGAAGCAGAAATCAATGGTGAAAAACGCGTTCTGAAAAAAGGCGATGCTTATATTGCTCGTAAACACATGGAACATGGTGCTGTTGCGTTAGAGCAAGACAGCATTCTATTAGATATGTTTTCTCCAGCACGTGAAGACTTTTTAAAATAAGCAACCCATTAGGTGTAAATATGACAACATTCAATATTGCTGTGATTGGCGAATGCATGATCGAACTGCAACAGTCTGGTGAGCTTCTGAGCCAAAAATTTGGTGGTGATACTCTCAATACTGCATTGTATTTGTCGCGCCTAACACAAAATTCCCCGGTGAAAACCAGCTACATTACCGCTCTCGGCCAAGAAAGCTTTAGCCAAAACATGCTAAACAGCTGGAACAATGAAGGCATCGATACACAACATATCTTGCGTTTACAGAACAAACAACCTGGTATGTATTACATCGAAACGGATGCCACCGGTGAACGTAGCTTCTTTTATTGGCGTAATGATGCTGCAGCCAAATATGTTTTCGATCAACCAGAAAGCCCAGCGTTATTAGAGAAGCTGGCGCAATTTGATGCTATTTATTTAACTGGCATCACCTTAGCCATTCTCACTCCAAATGGTCGTGAACAGCTTTTCAACCTAATGAGCCAATTAAAAGCCAAAGGCGGTAAAGTCATTTTTGATAATAATTACCGACCAAAATTATGGCCATCAATCGAAGCGGCTCAACAAGCTTACTTGAAAGTATTAAGTTATACCGATATTGCCCTATTGACCTTTGACGATGAACAAGACCTCTTTGGTGATGACAATATTGAACAGTGCATTGCGCGCACCCAAGGACAAGGCGTACAAGAAATCGCCATTAAACGCGGTAGCAAAGATTGTGTCGTGATTGAAGCAGATTCCATCCAATACGTCCCAACCAAGCCAATTGACAATGTGGTCGATACCACCGCAGCCGGTGACTCATTTAGCGCTGGATACTTAGCCAAACGCCTCAATGGACACAGTGCTAAAGATTCTGCCTTATCTGGTCATTTAGTCGCGGGCACCGTGATTCAATATCAAGGTGCGATCATTCCACAAACCGCGATGCCAAATATCGGATTATAAGTTTTTTAAGGATTTACTATGTCGACACTCGATCAACAACTTGCACAATTAAAAGTCATTCCTGTTATTGCTTTAAATAAAGTAGAGCATGCCCTACCACTGGCGAAAGCCTTAATGGAAAATGGTATGCCATGCGCTGAAATCACCTTTCGTACTGAAGCGGCAGTAGGTGCAATCAAAGCAATGCGTGAAGCCTACCCAGACATGCTCATCGGCGCGGGGACTATTTTAACCCCAGAGCAGGTCGATCAAGCGATTGATGCAGGTGTGGATTTTATCGTTAGCCCAGGGCTAAACCCGACCACCGTAAAATACTGCCAATCTAAAAACATGCCAATCGTTCCGGGTGTAAACAACCCAAGCCTCGTTGAGCAAGCAATGGAATTGGGCTTAAAAACCGTTAAATTCTTCCCAGCAGAACCTTCTGGTGGCGTAAACATGCTAAAAGCACTGACCGCTGTGTATCCAGTTAAATTCATGCCAACCGGCGGCGTAAGCTTAAGCAATATTGACAACTACTTAAGCATCCCCGCGGTATTAGCGTGTGGCGGAACTTGGATGGTACCAACACAACTCATTGATAATGAGCAATGGGCCGAGCTTGGTACTCTCATCAAAGACGCCGTCAGCAAAGTGAACTAATTTATCATTCCGACCCTGAATGATGGTTTGCCTCAGCTCCCCGGCTGGGGCTTTTTTCTTTTTAAATAACTCACTTCAACTGCGAATAAGAGTGTCACAATAACAAGTCTAACCGTTTGATATAAAAGTGATATAATAGCTATCTAGTAGCTAAGGTTAATGACTTTTTCTCAACCCTACAATTTGGAATGAATAACAAGGCTCTCCGATGGTGAGTAGTATGATTTGACGCTTCTCAGAATCGTGCATCTCCCCTTGAGTCCATGTACACTATGACCGTTCGAGAAAAGCATGGCCCATCGATAAAAGAATATTCAACGGCTTTATTATTGAGTGAGATCATCTAAGAAATGATAAATTATGACCCCAAACGTGCATACCAAGTGTTAGGTTTAACCTTGAGAAAAGAAATCTCAGATGGCCTGTATCCGGTTGGAAGTCGGTTGCCACCTGAGCGAGACATTGCTGAACGATTAAACGTTGGGCGAACCGTGGTACGTGAAGCCATTATCATGTTAGAGCTGGAAAATTTAGTTGAAGTGAAAAAAGGCTCTGGGGTCTACGTCATCAACTTACCTAACGTCGTTAACATTAAAGAAAATGAAGATGTCGGCCCGTTCGAGATGCTACAAGCCAGGCAATTGTTAGAAAGTAATATCGCCGAATTTGCCGCCCTACAAGCGACACCCGCCGATATCGAACGCATGAGAGAAGCGCTAGAAATTGAACAAGATGACCTCAAAAATCAGGTCATTAACCCAACAGGGGATAAACTGTTCCATCTTTCTATCGCTCAAGCGACACAAAACTCCGTGCTGGTTGATATTCTTAAACATGAGTGGGACAGAAGAGAATCTAGCTCTATGTGGAACAAATTACACTGCCATATAGAAACCACAGAATACAAAGAAGAATGGTTAAAGGATCATCAAAACATCCTCATTGCCATGCGCAAGAAATCGCCCGTAGAAGCTAAACATGCTATGTGGCAACACTTAGAAAATGTTAAAAATCGACTCTTAGAGTTATCAGACTTTGATGACCCTCATTTTGATGGTTATTTATTTGAATCCATCCCATCAGTAAAAATCACAAAATAACCCCAGCATAAGGGGTTATTTTTGTGCTGATTCATTCTCAAACCTATTTTTAAAGATAATTATCAGCCATTATGTTCAGGTGGATAACACTCTATAATATCCACACCCTCATCAGAAAGTATGGTGATGCTGTCTAAGCCTGCTGGGCAGAAAAACTTATCAAATTCTTTCAAGTGTAAGACTTCGTCACCAATGAATAGAGTACATTGCCCAGAGCTAATAATGCCGATATAAAACTCAGATTCCGATTTGGTCACTTGCCCATTAATTTTTGATAAACATACACGGTATCTATCAGTTGTTGTTTCATCAATTAATGAATATTTCCCTGAGCCATTTCCATAATCCAATATTAGGCGCTGTTGCTTTTGATTGTATTTGATCACATCAGCAACCGAGTGTTTCGAGTAATCAAAAACATCCAGACAAAAGTCCAAATCTCTTTTCATGAACCTAGCTTCTTCTGGCAATGTATAGCCACCTCGCTCAAATTCAAATCGAACCGCCCAATCGGAAGGTTCCATGACTTCAATCATGAGTATGCCTTCACCGATGGCATGTGGCATCCCTCCGGGAATGAAATAACACTCTCCCTCTTTAACCGGTATTTTTTTAAAGCATGATTTCAAACTGGTGATATCTTGCTTGAGGATAATCTCTTTTAATTCATCTTTGCTGGGCGGGTTTTGAAAGCCTAAATACAGATAAGGGTCTTGTACCTCATCTCGAACTTTTAAAATATAATACGCTTCTGCTTTACCTGAATTTGAATTTAAGTGCTTTAATGAAAAATCTCTTGTTGGGTGAACTTGAAAGTGTAGCCGAATTGATGAATCGAGAAACTTCACCAATACCATTGGATTTGCTCCGTATTGGGCGACGTGTTTCTCTCCAAGGAAATAATCAGGGTCGAGGGCAATTAATTGTGAAAAGTGGATTCTCTCGTTGCCTAAAATGGCAATAGACTCCCCTTCTTGTATGTCCTCTCTGCCCGGGTTAACGGCTTTGGTGGTTGAAGCAATCCATTCTTCCGGAAAGTGCGTGTCTTGCGGAGATTGCGCCCCTCCTAGGCTATCTAAGGTTTTGCCACCTAAATACGAACGCCAAACGCGGTTATTTTCAAATTGAATTACTTGGTTTTTATACTTCATTGTCTTCTCAACTTTATCTTTTGTCAGCGTTAACGGAGCGGTTTTTCATCAACCAAAGGGGTTTCATCAACCAAAGCATAGAGTGTTTCTTTGACTCCATGACGTAAAAAACTTTCATACCTCAAAGCGACTTTTTCAACAAACTCCTTATCCTGACTGATTTCACTATCAAAAATACTTTCAATGGCAAATAGCGCCTTCACTCTTTCAGAAGGAGTGAGGCCTTGTTTTTTTATACTCAGATAGCGTTCAGCTAAAGGATCATTAACGATGATGTCATTAAACTCGCTTTTTTGCGCCGTCACATAAAACATCCAGCCAGCCACAGCAAGCTCTAACCACTGAGTACTCTGACCTTTCACTCGTAGGCACTTGATTGATTCACAAAATCTTGGTGGTAATTTTTGGCTTCCATCGGTGGCTATTTGTGCGGTTTGATGTTGCAGTTTAGGGTTTTCAAAGCGCTCAACCAATAAATCAGCATACTGATTGACATCAATATTGTCTGGCATTGCTAAGGTTTGCGCTTGTTCATTAAGCATAAAATCCACAATAGCCGCTTTAAAATATGGGTCAGCCATCGCTTCTGAAATATATTGATAACCACTTAAATATCCTAAGTAAGCTAAAAATGAATGACTGCCATTGAGCATTCTTAATTTCATTTTTTCGAATGGGCGGACATCATGAACAAACTGTGCCCCCACTTTGTCCCAATCAGGTCGACCACAAACAAAATTATCTTCGATCACCCATTGACGGAACGATTCGCAAGTCACCGCACAAGGATCAAAATAGCCTAATGCTTGCTCAACACTCTGCAATGACTCCGCTGTCACCGCCGGAACAATTCTATCGACCATGGTATTAGGAAAGGTGACGTTATCTTCAATCCATTGCGCCAACTTAGCATCAATCAAACGGGCGTAGCTGATAATGGCTTTTTTTGCCACATCACCATTTTGTTGAATATTATCGCAAGACAAAACCGTAAAGGCAGATAAATGCCTTAATTGACGCAGTTTTAGAGCCGCGACAATATAACCAATGGCAGATTGAGGCCGCATCGGTGAAGACACATCATGTTGTATTAAGGGATTATTGAGATCTAAATTTCCACTGCTTGGCTCAATACAATAACCTTTCTCAGTGATGGTCAAGGAGACAATTTTGATCGCTTCACAGGCCATCAACTCAACGATCGTTTCAACCCCATGCTCAGCCGGATGATAGGCATAAGCAATTGAGTTTGATATTTTTAATTCGTCTTTTTCATTCCCCCTTTCCAAAACCGCATATTGCTGCTTTTGTTGATTCAGTTGGTTAACCAAATCAAGAGATCCAAACAAGTTCACCGTTGCAATTGCCCAGTTTTCGCTCTCTTTTTGATCGTTCAATTCACTGGTATATAAGGCTTGATGGGCCCGATGAAACGCACCAAGCCCAATATGAACCATCTTGACGTCACGAGAAATAACCTCATTAAACAAGGTCTTAGTCATAAAAGTACACCTTAAATCTCTATTCATACCACAATCTACTCTGAGTAATAAGATACACCCATTTATAGTATTTGATTATTAATAATACAAAATGTGTGACAAAGGTCGACCAATTGGACAACCAATTTTGACAGCGTGATGAATTCAGGAGTAAAACAAGTTGGTTTCTTATTACTTTGAACTGAATAAAGGCTAAATTATGAACATCGATATCTATATCGTTTTAGGCTACTTTATCTTCTTGATTGTGGTTGGATGGATGTTTCGTTCAGCAACAACCTCGACCAGTGAATACTTTCGAGGGGGCGGTAAAATGCTATGGTGGATGGTCGGCTCTACCGCTTTTTTACAAGCGTTAAGTGCGATGACTTTCACCGGCGTCATGGGTAAAGCGCTAGATGTAGGCTTGTCTATTGCGGTTATCTTTTTCGCAAACGCACTTGGTTACTTCTGTAACTACCTATTTTTCGCGGCTAAATCTCGTCAAATGCGAGTAATCAGTCCCATTGAAGGGATTCGTATGCGTTTTGGCCGAGTCAGTGAACAAGTCGTAACTTGGGCAACCGTACCTTCTAGTGTGTTGCAAGCTTCTCTTTGGCTTAATGCGCTTGCAATTTTCGCTAGTGCGGTGTTCAACATTCCGATTGAAACAACCATTATTGCCGCTGGCGGCGTGGTATTGTTCATGTCATTAGTAGGCGGTAGCTGGGCAGTCGTAGCTTCTGACTTTATTCAAATGATCATCATTACGGTGGTTACCTTTATTGCAACCATTGTTGCTATCTATAAAGCAGGCGGTGTCACCCCTATTTTAGAATCTGGCCTACCTCAACAAGGCTTTGTGGGCGATGGTTATAATTACGCTTATTTATTCGTCGGTTGGTTTATTTGTATCTTCATTAAGCAGTTCTTCAGTACCAATAACATGATCGATTCTTACCGCTATATCGCCGCAAAAGATACCCGTAATGCGCGTAAAGCGGCTATTTTAGCTTGTTGTTTAATGGCGATTGGTCCGTTCATTTGGTTCTTACCTGCTTGGTATGTGGGTGGTCATTATCCAGACATGTCGACTTGGGGACTAGACGTATTAGGAAAAGACATTTCAAACGCGACTTATTTTGTCTTTGTACGTAATGAAATGCCTATCGGTATGGTTGGGTTAATGATGTCAGCAATGTTTGCAGCCACCATGTCTTCTATGGACTCGGCGCTAAACCGTAACGCGGGTATCTTTATCAAAAACGTGTACGAACCTTACTTTGCGAAAGATAAATCCGACGCATCTATTTTATTTGCCAGTAAAATTGCAACGATTGTCTTTGGTCTAATGATCATCGTTGCCGGTTTATTTATGAGTAAATTAAAAGACTTCGGCCTGTTTGATGCTTTGATGATGGTCAGTACTCTTGTCGCTTTCCCGGTGTTAATTCCTTCATTACTTTGTTTCTTTATCAAGAAAACACCCGATTGGTCTTGTTGGGCAACCATCGCCGTTGGTGGCTGTGTATCTGCGGTTATCGCGACCACTACTCCGGAAATGCTGCAAAACCTATTTAACCTCGCAGAGCCATTAACAAGACGTGAGTTTGCTGAATTGAAATCCGTCACTCTCGGTGTGGTATGCCACATTGTGATTACTGGTGGTTTCTTCGTCTTAACCCAATTGTTCTACAAAGCGCCATCCGCTAAACGTCAATCTGAAATCGATGCTTTCTTTAATAATGTATCGACTCCGGTTGTGGTTCATGAAGGCAAAGATTCTTATGAAGCCGATAGACAACAATACAAGTTGTTGGGTCGTGTTTTGGCGGCTACCAGTGCGGCCTTGCTTCTCTTAATCTTCTTACCAAACCCAATGTGGGGACGTGGATTGTTCGTATTGATGTCGCTGATGGTTGGTTTCATTGCTTGGTTGCTATTACGAGCAGGCAAAATGAAAGATGACCAATTAAAAGCCGCTTCTGTCTAACTCACTCAGCACCTAATTCACACATTAATGGCAGGATAGCGTTTGTCCTGCCAATATTTCATTATTACTATATTGGATAAGATTTTATGAAACAA
This Vibrio aphrogenes DNA region includes the following protein-coding sequences:
- a CDS encoding heparinase II/III domain-containing protein, with the protein product MTYQPLLMNFEEAAELAKELGQDTLMGKALERDIQQTNEYMVNVGIEVPGHGEGGGYEHNRHKQNYIHMDLAGRLFLITGEQKYRDYIVDMLTAYATVYPTLESNVSRDSNPPGKLFHQTLNENMWMLYASCAYSCVYHTLEEAQKRQIEDDLFKHMIHMFVVTYGHDFDIVHNHGLWAVAAVGICGYAINDQESVDKALYGLKLDKVSGGFLAQLDQLFSPDGYYMEGPYYHRFSLRPIYLFAEAIARRQPELNIYEFNDSVIKTTSYAVFKTAFPDGTLPALNDSSKTISINDEGVIMATSVCFHRYEQSEVLLGMANHQQNVWVHSAGLTLSKAVAAAHEIKPFSWGSLYMTDGPKGEKGGLSILRHRDAQDDDTMALIWFGQHGSDHQYHSALDHGHYDGLHLSVFNRGHEVLHDYGFGRWVNVEPKFGGRYIPENKSYCKQTVAHNTVVVDQKTQNNFDTALAESKFGQKHFFLAEEDKFQAMSGTISEYYDGVDMQRSVLLAELPEFEKPLVIDVYRILSAEQHQYDLPYHYTGQIIRTDFDYQVESKLKPLGEGNGYQHLWNVGSAKVEGSSLVTWLHDSSYYSLVSTAPKGSEVIFARTGANDPDFNLRSEPAFILRQQGQDHVFASVLETHGYFNESIEASVGARGLVQSVSVLGHNATGTVIEIALTSGKTYQFGISNRPNMIDVDGPQSGEHKVEFNGVVYQWTGATAQL
- a CDS encoding FCD domain-containing protein, coding for MINYDPKRAYQVLGLTLRKEISDGLYPVGSRLPPERDIAERLNVGRTVVREAIIMLELENLVEVKKGSGVYVINLPNVVNIKENEDVGPFEMLQARQLLESNIAEFAALQATPADIERMREALEIEQDDLKNQVINPTGDKLFHLSIAQATQNSVLVDILKHEWDRRESSSMWNKLHCHIETTEYKEEWLKDHQNILIAMRKKSPVEAKHAMWQHLENVKNRLLELSDFDDPHFDGYLFESIPSVKITK
- a CDS encoding cupin domain-containing protein, producing the protein MSLVNPFFQIDEHEWEEIGGGIKRKIVGYTDDLMAVHLCFDKGAIGAPHTHEIHDQIGYVVEGSFEAEINGEKRVLKKGDAYIARKHMEHGAVALEQDSILLDMFSPAREDFLK
- a CDS encoding mannitol dehydrogenase family protein, with protein sequence MTKTLFNEVISRDVKMVHIGLGAFHRAHQALYTSELNDQKESENWAIATVNLFGSLDLVNQLNQQKQQYAVLERGNEKDELKISNSIAYAYHPAEHGVETIVELMACEAIKIVSLTITEKGYCIEPSSGNLDLNNPLIQHDVSSPMRPQSAIGYIVAALKLRQLRHLSAFTVLSCDNIQQNGDVAKKAIISYARLIDAKLAQWIEDNVTFPNTMVDRIVPAVTAESLQSVEQALGYFDPCAVTCESFRQWVIEDNFVCGRPDWDKVGAQFVHDVRPFEKMKLRMLNGSHSFLAYLGYLSGYQYISEAMADPYFKAAIVDFMLNEQAQTLAMPDNIDVNQYADLLVERFENPKLQHQTAQIATDGSQKLPPRFCESIKCLRVKGQSTQWLELAVAGWMFYVTAQKSEFNDIIVNDPLAERYLSIKKQGLTPSERVKALFAIESIFDSEISQDKEFVEKVALRYESFLRHGVKETLYALVDETPLVDEKPLR
- the kdgK gene encoding 2-dehydro-3-deoxygluconokinase, which codes for MTTFNIAVIGECMIELQQSGELLSQKFGGDTLNTALYLSRLTQNSPVKTSYITALGQESFSQNMLNSWNNEGIDTQHILRLQNKQPGMYYIETDATGERSFFYWRNDAAAKYVFDQPESPALLEKLAQFDAIYLTGITLAILTPNGREQLFNLMSQLKAKGGKVIFDNNYRPKLWPSIEAAQQAYLKVLSYTDIALLTFDDEQDLFGDDNIEQCIARTQGQGVQEIAIKRGSKDCVVIEADSIQYVPTKPIDNVVDTTAAGDSFSAGYLAKRLNGHSAKDSALSGHLVAGTVIQYQGAIIPQTAMPNIGL
- a CDS encoding class I mannose-6-phosphate isomerase, with protein sequence MKYKNQVIQFENNRVWRSYLGGKTLDSLGGAQSPQDTHFPEEWIASTTKAVNPGREDIQEGESIAILGNERIHFSQLIALDPDYFLGEKHVAQYGANPMVLVKFLDSSIRLHFQVHPTRDFSLKHLNSNSGKAEAYYILKVRDEVQDPYLYLGFQNPPSKDELKEIILKQDITSLKSCFKKIPVKEGECYFIPGGMPHAIGEGILMIEVMEPSDWAVRFEFERGGYTLPEEARFMKRDLDFCLDVFDYSKHSVADVIKYNQKQQRLILDYGNGSGKYSLIDETTTDRYRVCLSKINGQVTKSESEFYIGIISSGQCTLFIGDEVLHLKEFDKFFCPAGLDSITILSDEGVDIIECYPPEHNG
- a CDS encoding bifunctional 4-hydroxy-2-oxoglutarate aldolase/2-dehydro-3-deoxy-phosphogluconate aldolase; protein product: MSTLDQQLAQLKVIPVIALNKVEHALPLAKALMENGMPCAEITFRTEAAVGAIKAMREAYPDMLIGAGTILTPEQVDQAIDAGVDFIVSPGLNPTTVKYCQSKNMPIVPGVNNPSLVEQAMELGLKTVKFFPAEPSGGVNMLKALTAVYPVKFMPTGGVSLSNIDNYLSIPAVLACGGTWMVPTQLIDNEQWAELGTLIKDAVSKVN
- a CDS encoding heparinase II/III domain-containing protein, whose product is MSNELAAVLLSAEEVLELRKEVGRDSLMGKTIATIKKDVDAFMALEYDVPGHGEAGGYEHNRHKQNYNYMSLAGRLYLITKEKKYAQFVAELLSLYADKYLQFDFHVQKNTNPTGRLFHQILNEHMWLMYASLAYSCVKEFMSETECQHVEKNLFLPMLDMFTVKYSHDFDRIHNHGMWAVAAVGICGLAVNKREYLEMAVFGLDNYEQGKQEMGPGGFLAQISQLFAPSGYYMEGPYYHRFAIRPLCVFAEVLHRHMPELDIYNFKDKVIGNTVQALLATAYPNGEFPALNDASHTMSITDMGVQVAVSLYSKHYGLDDNLLGMAKIQNQVWLHACGLELSRAYEQAMADSKEIGMPFWPSVELNEGPEGHNGAQGFIRMQDDKKDVFQLVMNYGQHGMGHGHFDTLGITYFNRGQEVLREYGFGRWVNVEPKFGGRYLDENKSYARQTIAHNAVTIDEKCQNNFDADRADTVHGLPHFFKVDDATVNGMSAFANDHYEGFDMQRSVFMLKLEELEAPLLLDLYRLASEDNTEHQFDYSHQYQGQVIRTNFDYQANQELDTLGNDFGYQHLWNVAKGQAQGTALVSWLQNNTYYTWLGASSNDNGEVIFTRSGANDPSFNLRNEPAFILRSKGHSTLFASALETHGYFNEEFEQSVAARGQVQDIRVLGHDEVGSVVEIETAKSLITFMVSNQLGATEESVHTVAANDKQYTWTGFYSLEVVAK